The Scyliorhinus torazame isolate Kashiwa2021f chromosome 10, sScyTor2.1, whole genome shotgun sequence genome contains a region encoding:
- the LOC140430913 gene encoding uncharacterized protein isoform X1, with protein MAETLKCELCDKSFSRLSYFRLHERSHTGEKPFTCEVCDKSFSHLSNLRSHQRIHTGEKPFTCEVCDKSFSQSSILRSHQRIHTGEDLYTCNMCGKAFTQSSNLLVHQTIHTGEKPFKCEICNKAFATSTRLLTHQRIHSGEKPFRCEFCEMSFIQSSDLLTHQRIHTGEKPFKCEVCNRSFTQSSTLVQHRRIHTGEKPFKCEVCEKSFSRSSHFRVHQRIHTGEKTFTCEVCDKSFSRSSTLHEHHRLHTGEKPFTCEVCNKGFAQLSGLLNHRHVHTVEQPLKRELCDCDIKP; from the coding sequence ATGGCAGAGACACTTAAGTGTGagctgtgtgacaaatcattctcacgcTTATCTTACTTTCGTCTCCATGAACGCAGTCACACAGGTGAAAAACCATTTACTTGTgaagtgtgtgacaaatcattctcacatCTTTCAAACCTCCGCTCACACCAAcgtattcacacaggagagaaaccattcacgtgtgaGGTTTGTGACAAATCGTTTTCGCAGTCATCAATCCTTCGctcacaccaacgcattcacacaggggaggaTTTGTATACCTGTAACATGTGTGGCAAAGCCTTCACACAGTCATCGAATCTCTTGGTCCATCAGACAatccacacaggggagaaacctttCAAGTGTGAGATTTGCAATAAAGCTTTCGCAACATCTACAAGGCTCCTGACACACCAGaggattcacagtggggagaaacccttTCGGTGTGAATTTTGTGAGATGTCTTTCATCCAATCCTCCGATCTCTTGActcaccagaggattcacacaggggagaaacccttcaagtgtgaggtgtgcaacaGATCATTCACACAGTCGTCAACGCTCGTGCAACACCGAcgtattcacaccggggagaaaccgtTCAAGTGCGAGGTGTGTGAGAAATCATTCTCGCGCTCATCCCACTTTCGTgttcaccaacgcattcacacaggggagaaaacaTTCACCTGTgaagtgtgtgacaaatcattctcgcgGTCATCAACCCTCCATGAACACCACCgccttcacacaggggagaaacctttCACGTGTGAGGTGTGTAATAAGGGATTTGCACAGTTATCAGGCCTGTTAAATCATCGGCATGTTCACACAGTGGAGCAGCCCCTGAAACGTGAGCTGTGTGACTGCGACATCAAACCGTGA
- the LOC140430913 gene encoding uncharacterized protein isoform X2 — MAETLKCELCDKSFSRLSYFRLHERSHTGEKPFTCEVCDKSFSHLSNLRSHQRIHTGEKPFTCEVCDKSFSQSSILRSHQRIHTGEDLYTCNMCGKAFTQSSNLLVHQTIHTGEKPFKCEICNKAFATSTRLLTHQRIHSGEKPFRCEFCEMSFIQSSDLLTHQRIHTGEKPFKCEVCNRSFTQSSTLVQHRRIHTGEKPFKCEVCEKSFSRSSHFRVHQRIHTGEKTFTCEVCDKSFSRSSTLHEHHRLHTGEKPFTCEKDCTVLHQRI, encoded by the exons ATGGCAGAGACACTTAAGTGTGagctgtgtgacaaatcattctcacgcTTATCTTACTTTCGTCTCCATGAACGCAGTCACACAGGTGAAAAACCATTTACTTGTgaagtgtgtgacaaatcattctcacatCTTTCAAACCTCCGCTCACACCAAcgtattcacacaggagagaaaccattcacgtgtgaGGTTTGTGACAAATCGTTTTCGCAGTCATCAATCCTTCGctcacaccaacgcattcacacaggggaggaTTTGTATACCTGTAACATGTGTGGCAAAGCCTTCACACAGTCATCGAATCTCTTGGTCCATCAGACAatccacacaggggagaaacctttCAAGTGTGAGATTTGCAATAAAGCTTTCGCAACATCTACAAGGCTCCTGACACACCAGaggattcacagtggggagaaacccttTCGGTGTGAATTTTGTGAGATGTCTTTCATCCAATCCTCCGATCTCTTGActcaccagaggattcacacaggggagaaacccttcaagtgtgaggtgtgcaacaGATCATTCACACAGTCGTCAACGCTCGTGCAACACCGAcgtattcacaccggggagaaaccgtTCAAGTGCGAGGTGTGTGAGAAATCATTCTCGCGCTCATCCCACTTTCGTgttcaccaacgcattcacacaggggagaaaacaTTCACCTGTgaagtgtgtgacaaatcattctcgcgGTCATCAACCCTCCATGAACACCACCgccttcacacaggggagaaacctttCACGTGTGAG aaggattgcaCCGTACTACATCAGAGAATATAG